From the Kitasatospora viridis genome, one window contains:
- a CDS encoding putative bifunctional diguanylate cyclase/phosphodiesterase, which produces MDRSTGGAPTRPPQGVAGAVLLLGVLLAGAAPLIPLAVLVSRHEPELLPLFAVPMAVLVAAWRMARDRARDQLTDPLTGLPNRHALLLAAQETIAEHQDQNDYSVGLILFDLDRFRSLNDTLGHAAGDRLLVHIGRRLQRVLRGGAVDAAPAAPSRTSLPLLPPEPQPFGPCQAVGSAAAPVTVPELTPLLAAERRRETGRLLAGLEPGAADGRRAVVARMGGDEFAVLLPGVGRPELLERLAKALIAELAAPIRLDGLLLVLEATAGVCVYPLHADDAESLLRRADVAMAHAQRARTGVEQYDKSQDVDTPYRIGLLGDLRRALETGEVQLHYQPKVAFDGRVVGLEALLRWERPGRGRVSPDEFVGLAESSGLMPRLTDYVLEAAIGQLAAWRSQGLQVQVAVNVSPRDVLNPGFAQRVAGHLSRHQVPAHALQLEITERLLLDDSRLAADTLAELRGHGVGMSLDDFGTGHSSLVRLRSLPVGELKIDRSFVSRMVADHHDAAVVRCSVELAHSLGLTVVAEGVEDDETWERLHHLGVDAVQGWLVSAALPADQATAWLQVHRTGPSPAERLPGLRRWTGQAELVRPVLPRQPLVPPAEAPTTPQ; this is translated from the coding sequence ATGGATCGTTCGACCGGCGGTGCGCCGACGCGCCCGCCGCAGGGGGTGGCGGGCGCCGTCCTGCTGCTCGGCGTGCTGCTCGCCGGCGCCGCGCCGCTGATTCCGCTGGCCGTCCTGGTCAGCCGTCACGAGCCCGAGCTGCTACCGCTGTTCGCGGTTCCGATGGCGGTCCTGGTGGCGGCCTGGCGGATGGCCCGGGACCGGGCCAGGGACCAGCTGACCGATCCGCTGACCGGGCTGCCCAACCGGCACGCGCTGCTGCTGGCGGCCCAGGAGACCATCGCCGAACACCAGGATCAGAACGACTACTCGGTCGGTCTGATCCTGTTCGATCTCGACCGCTTCCGATCGCTCAATGACACGCTCGGCCACGCGGCCGGCGACCGGCTGCTGGTGCACATCGGCCGCCGCCTCCAGCGGGTGCTCCGCGGCGGCGCGGTGGACGCCGCGCCCGCCGCGCCCAGCCGGACCAGCCTGCCGCTGCTGCCCCCGGAGCCGCAGCCCTTCGGCCCCTGCCAGGCCGTCGGCTCCGCCGCCGCCCCGGTCACCGTCCCCGAGCTCACCCCGCTGCTGGCCGCCGAGCGCCGCCGGGAGACCGGCCGGCTGCTGGCCGGGCTGGAGCCGGGCGCCGCGGACGGCCGCCGGGCCGTGGTGGCCCGGATGGGCGGCGACGAGTTCGCGGTGCTGCTGCCCGGGGTCGGCCGCCCCGAGCTGCTGGAGCGCCTCGCCAAGGCGCTGATCGCCGAACTCGCCGCACCGATCCGCCTGGACGGCCTGCTGCTGGTGCTGGAGGCCACCGCCGGCGTCTGCGTCTACCCGCTGCACGCAGACGACGCAGAATCGTTGCTTCGCCGGGCCGACGTGGCGATGGCGCACGCCCAGCGGGCCCGCACCGGCGTCGAGCAGTACGACAAGTCCCAGGACGTGGACACCCCGTACCGGATCGGCCTGCTCGGCGACCTGCGCCGGGCGCTGGAGACCGGCGAGGTGCAGCTGCACTACCAGCCCAAGGTGGCCTTCGACGGCCGGGTGGTCGGCCTGGAGGCGCTGCTGCGCTGGGAGCGGCCGGGCCGCGGCCGGGTCTCCCCGGACGAGTTCGTGGGCCTGGCCGAGTCCAGCGGCCTGATGCCCCGGCTCACCGACTACGTGCTGGAGGCGGCGATCGGCCAACTCGCCGCCTGGCGCTCGCAGGGCCTGCAGGTGCAGGTCGCGGTGAACGTCTCGCCGCGCGACGTGCTCAACCCCGGCTTCGCCCAGCGGGTGGCCGGCCACCTGAGCCGCCATCAGGTGCCCGCCCACGCGCTCCAGCTGGAGATCACCGAGCGGCTGCTGCTGGACGACTCCCGGCTGGCCGCCGACACGCTCGCCGAACTGCGCGGGCACGGGGTCGGCATGTCGCTGGACGACTTCGGCACCGGCCACTCCTCGCTGGTGCGGCTGCGCAGCCTGCCGGTCGGCGAGCTGAAGATCGACCGCTCCTTCGTCTCCCGGATGGTCGCCGACCACCACGACGCGGCCGTGGTGCGCTGCTCGGTCGAGCTGGCCCACTCGCTCGGCCTGACCGTGGTGGCCGAGGGCGTGGAGGACGACGAGACCTGGGAGCGGTTGCACCACCTGGGCGTGGACGCGGTGCAGGGCTGGCTGGTCTCCGCCGCGCTGCCCGCCGACCAGGCCACCGCCTGGCTCCAGGTGCACCGCACCGGCCCCTCCCCGGCCGAGCGGCTGCCGGGTCTGCGGCGCTGGACCGGCCAGGCCGAACTGGTCCGCCCGGTGCTGCCCCGACAGCCCCTGGTGCCGCCGGCCGAGGCCCCGACGACCCCTCAGTAA
- the ligA gene encoding NAD-dependent DNA ligase LigA, producing MAAVEGWEDVPAQARRRHAELAAEVEEHRVRYYEQDAPTVSDAEFDGLMRELEALEAEHPALVTPDSPTQKVGGGTAEGFAKVEHRERLLSLDNAMDDEELAAWADRVARELDGVDYHYLCELKVDGLAVNLTYIDGDLVLAATRGTGRVGEDITANVRTIKDIPHRLHGADLPPLVEIRGEIYLPTEAFAELNASLAAENERRKAENEERAKEGKRPQALLKLFANPRNAAAGSLRQKDPHVTASRPLHMVVHGIGAREGFDIDCQSHAYQLLRDWGLPTAKHNKVVATLAEVRAFIKLYGEQRHSVEHEIDGVVVKVDEIALQGRLGSTSKSPRWAIAWKYPPEEVTAKLASIKVGIGRTGRATPYAVLAEPVKVAGSMVQYATLHNQQVVKAKGVLLGDTVVLRKAGDVIPEILGPVEDLRDGSEREFVMPSHCHECGSELRPMSEGDIDLRCPNAEHCPAQIRERIAYLGGRSSLDVEGLGYVAATALTQPLEPADAPVKNEGDIFGLTVEQLLPIRVLVRDQKTGMPKLDDATGEEKEVSFFANLSGEPKKTATVLLENLAAAREKELWRYLNGLSIRHVGPVAAQALAREFRDLDAVFEADEERLAGVEGVGPKIARSIQEWFQEDWHREILRKWREAGVKFTEEAPAEEAERPLEGLTVVVTGTLAGHTRDGAKEALVSRGAKVTGSVSKKTHFVVVGDNPGSKYDKAVQLGLPVLDDAGFEVLLADGPAAARAHLGLPPADEPSVADKASPTDEPPAPADPPAEPSATEGADQG from the coding sequence GTGGCGGCGGTCGAGGGCTGGGAGGACGTCCCGGCGCAGGCGCGCAGGCGGCACGCGGAGCTGGCGGCGGAGGTCGAGGAGCACCGGGTCCGCTACTACGAGCAGGACGCGCCGACCGTCAGCGACGCCGAGTTCGACGGGCTGATGCGCGAGCTGGAGGCGCTGGAGGCCGAGCACCCGGCGCTGGTCACCCCGGACTCGCCGACCCAGAAGGTGGGTGGCGGCACCGCCGAGGGCTTCGCCAAGGTCGAGCACCGGGAGCGGCTGCTCAGCCTGGACAACGCGATGGACGACGAGGAGTTGGCCGCCTGGGCCGACCGGGTGGCCCGCGAGCTGGACGGCGTCGACTACCACTACCTGTGCGAGCTCAAGGTGGACGGCCTGGCCGTCAACCTCACCTACATCGACGGCGACCTCGTGCTGGCCGCCACCCGTGGCACCGGCCGGGTCGGCGAGGACATCACGGCCAACGTCCGCACCATCAAGGACATCCCGCACCGGCTGCACGGCGCGGACCTCCCCCCGCTGGTGGAGATCCGCGGCGAGATCTACCTGCCCACCGAGGCGTTCGCCGAGCTCAACGCTTCCCTCGCCGCCGAGAACGAGCGCCGCAAGGCGGAGAACGAGGAGCGGGCCAAGGAGGGCAAGCGCCCGCAGGCGCTGCTCAAGCTGTTCGCCAACCCGCGCAACGCGGCCGCTGGTTCGCTGCGCCAGAAGGACCCGCACGTCACCGCCTCGCGCCCGCTGCACATGGTGGTGCACGGGATCGGCGCGCGCGAGGGCTTCGACATCGACTGCCAGTCGCACGCCTACCAGCTGCTGCGCGACTGGGGCCTGCCGACCGCCAAGCACAACAAGGTGGTCGCCACCCTCGCCGAGGTCCGGGCCTTCATCAAGCTGTACGGCGAGCAGCGCCACTCGGTCGAGCACGAGATCGACGGCGTCGTGGTCAAGGTGGACGAGATCGCCCTGCAGGGCCGGCTCGGCTCCACCTCCAAGTCGCCGCGCTGGGCGATCGCCTGGAAGTACCCGCCGGAGGAGGTCACCGCCAAGCTGGCCTCGATCAAGGTGGGCATCGGGCGGACCGGCCGGGCCACCCCGTACGCGGTGCTGGCCGAGCCGGTGAAGGTGGCCGGCTCGATGGTGCAGTACGCGACCCTGCACAACCAGCAGGTGGTGAAGGCCAAGGGCGTGCTGCTGGGCGACACCGTGGTGCTGCGCAAGGCGGGCGACGTGATCCCGGAGATCCTCGGCCCGGTGGAGGACCTGCGGGACGGCTCCGAGCGGGAGTTCGTGATGCCCTCGCACTGCCACGAGTGCGGTAGCGAGCTGCGCCCGATGTCCGAGGGCGACATCGACCTGCGCTGCCCGAACGCCGAGCACTGCCCGGCGCAGATCCGCGAGCGGATCGCCTACCTGGGCGGACGCTCCTCGCTGGACGTCGAGGGCCTGGGCTACGTGGCGGCGACCGCGCTGACCCAGCCGCTGGAGCCTGCTGACGCTCCCGTCAAGAACGAGGGGGACATCTTCGGTCTTACCGTGGAGCAGCTGCTGCCGATCCGGGTGCTGGTGCGCGACCAGAAGACCGGCATGCCCAAACTCGACGACGCGACCGGTGAGGAGAAGGAGGTCTCCTTCTTCGCCAACCTCAGCGGGGAGCCCAAGAAGACCGCCACGGTGCTGCTGGAGAACCTGGCCGCGGCCCGGGAGAAGGAACTCTGGCGCTACCTCAACGGCCTGTCGATCCGTCATGTCGGCCCGGTGGCCGCACAGGCGCTGGCGAGGGAGTTCCGTGACCTGGACGCGGTCTTCGAGGCCGACGAGGAGCGGCTGGCGGGGGTCGAGGGGGTCGGCCCGAAGATCGCCCGGTCGATCCAGGAGTGGTTCCAGGAGGACTGGCACCGCGAGATCCTGCGCAAGTGGCGCGAGGCGGGCGTGAAGTTCACCGAGGAGGCGCCCGCGGAGGAGGCCGAGCGCCCGCTGGAGGGGCTGACCGTGGTGGTGACCGGCACGCTGGCCGGGCACACCCGGGACGGCGCCAAGGAGGCGCTGGTCAGCCGCGGAGCGAAGGTGACCGGTTCGGTTTCGAAGAAGACCCACTTCGTGGTGGTGGGTGACAACCCCGGGTCGAAGTACGACAAGGCGGTCCAGCTCGGCCTCCCGGTGCTGGATGACGCCGGGTTCGAGGTGCTGCTCGCCGACGGCCCGGCGGCGGCGCGCGCCCACCTGGGCCTGCCGCCTGCTGACGAACCGTCGGTTGCCGACAAGGCGTCGCCCACTGACGAGCCGCCCGCCCCCGCCGACCCGCCGGCGGAGCCCTCCGCCACCGAGGGGGCTGACCAGGGCTGA
- a CDS encoding JmjC domain-containing protein, with protein sequence MLDAASWAARLGGESFLAQTLHRSYAVFPGEAADLAGLLSWDDMNTILSTQRLEPPRLRLSLDGEMVPQHRYTLPITTRRSVTWQRIQPADLHAQLAEGASMVLDSIEKIHPPIGAAAEALERFLGTLVEVNAYASWTEREGFGTHWDDHDVVVVQVHGSKRWKLYGPTRPDPTFRDVESPEEPQGDPVADLVLTAGDVLYVPRGWWHGVTADQGTESLHLSFGLVTHTGADLLIWLVDQLRSHRTLRQDVPRFGSPREQAAFVRELREAMAVELADPDLVSRWADSVDTTHYGRAVPSLPYVTGLPARAEVSVRLTTPRARLTENQADGTVTLAAAGTEWEFSGQAAPMLRVLLTGQPATLGSLAATAGLEVKEVASALSLLIEGQAASVVGTAL encoded by the coding sequence ACGCTGCTTCGTGGGCGGCGCGTCTGGGCGGGGAGTCCTTCCTCGCCCAGACGCTGCACCGCTCCTACGCCGTCTTCCCCGGAGAGGCCGCCGATCTCGCCGGCCTCCTGTCATGGGACGACATGAACACCATCCTCTCGACCCAGCGTCTGGAGCCCCCGCGGCTCCGCCTGTCGCTGGACGGCGAGATGGTGCCCCAGCACCGGTACACGTTGCCGATCACGACTCGCCGATCCGTGACCTGGCAGCGCATCCAGCCGGCCGACCTGCACGCTCAGCTGGCGGAGGGCGCCTCGATGGTCCTGGATTCGATCGAGAAGATCCACCCGCCGATCGGGGCCGCCGCCGAGGCCCTGGAGCGCTTCCTCGGGACGCTGGTCGAGGTCAACGCCTACGCCTCGTGGACCGAGCGGGAGGGCTTCGGGACGCACTGGGACGACCACGACGTGGTGGTGGTCCAGGTGCACGGGTCCAAGCGCTGGAAGCTGTACGGGCCCACCCGGCCGGACCCGACCTTTCGGGACGTCGAGTCGCCGGAGGAGCCGCAGGGTGATCCGGTGGCCGACCTGGTCCTGACCGCCGGTGACGTGCTCTACGTGCCGCGCGGCTGGTGGCACGGCGTCACGGCCGACCAGGGCACCGAATCGCTGCACCTGTCGTTCGGCCTGGTGACGCACACCGGCGCCGACCTCCTGATCTGGCTGGTCGATCAGCTCCGCTCGCACCGGACCCTCCGACAGGATGTTCCCCGGTTCGGCTCACCACGTGAACAGGCCGCGTTCGTGCGGGAGCTGCGCGAAGCCATGGCGGTCGAGCTGGCGGATCCGGACCTGGTCAGCCGCTGGGCTGACTCCGTGGACACGACCCACTACGGTCGCGCGGTGCCCTCGCTGCCCTACGTCACCGGTCTGCCCGCTCGGGCGGAGGTATCGGTGCGCCTGACCACTCCCCGGGCACGCCTGACGGAGAACCAGGCGGACGGAACGGTGACCCTCGCGGCGGCGGGAACCGAGTGGGAGTTCAGCGGACAAGCCGCTCCCATGCTCCGGGTCCTCCTCACAGGCCAGCCGGCCACGCTCGGCTCGCTGGCCGCGACCGCCGGGCTTGAGGTCAAGGAGGTGGCCTCGGCACTCTCGTTGCTCATCGAGGGCCAAGCCGCCTCCGTCGTCGGGACGGCGCTGTGA
- a CDS encoding aldo/keto reductase: protein MRAVQEAARTALASGARWVDTAPNYAHGLAHHELAPVLGEYPHAQVTTKTGFHTRAQGQAAVVAGVLTAEHAAVGHSLEPAFIRWQTERSLHALGREADLVFVHNPEHVHHHDGRDECHAQLRSAFAELESLVQERRIRGYGVATWSGFTSGAFTVPDLLRLATEAAGSERHHFRGLQLPVSLVMAAPIDQALDGGGPLIQARDAGIATFGSAPLHGGELPGLMTPELVELIRPGLSVPAAALLVAGSCPGLDVVLVSASGQQHWDDAAKVLAEPLAVDRLRKVINALAAG, encoded by the coding sequence GTGCGCGCCGTCCAGGAGGCGGCGCGCACCGCCCTCGCCTCCGGTGCGCGCTGGGTGGACACCGCCCCCAACTACGCGCACGGCCTGGCCCACCACGAACTCGCCCCCGTCCTGGGGGAGTACCCGCACGCTCAGGTGACCACCAAGACCGGGTTCCACACCCGCGCCCAAGGACAGGCTGCCGTCGTGGCTGGTGTGCTCACCGCCGAACACGCGGCTGTCGGGCACAGTCTGGAACCGGCGTTCATCCGCTGGCAGACCGAACGGTCCCTGCACGCCCTCGGCCGGGAAGCCGACCTCGTCTTCGTCCACAACCCCGAACACGTCCACCACCACGATGGACGAGACGAATGCCACGCCCAACTACGTTCGGCCTTCGCTGAATTGGAGAGCTTGGTGCAGGAACGCCGGATCCGGGGCTACGGGGTCGCCACCTGGTCCGGGTTCACCTCCGGTGCGTTCACCGTGCCGGACCTGTTGCGCCTGGCCACGGAGGCCGCCGGATCGGAGCGCCACCACTTCAGGGGCCTGCAACTCCCGGTGAGCCTGGTGATGGCCGCCCCCATCGATCAGGCGCTGGACGGTGGCGGTCCGCTCATCCAGGCACGCGATGCCGGGATCGCCACCTTTGGCTCGGCGCCGCTGCATGGTGGCGAGTTGCCCGGTCTGATGACACCCGAACTGGTGGAGTTGATCCGGCCCGGCTTATCGGTCCCGGCTGCCGCACTGCTGGTGGCGGGCTCGTGCCCCGGCCTGGACGTGGTGCTCGTCTCGGCCAGCGGCCAGCAGCACTGGGACGATGCTGCCAAGGTGCTGGCCGAACCGCTGGCCGTCGACCGACTCAGGAAGGTGATCAATGCACTCGCCGCCGGATGA
- a CDS encoding phosphotransferase, with protein MLISDDVPRPRLHGSLDWVADGFGYGADLLDFVPHPVISPHRPDLDHDPGLPDEWWSGLRRALTHLGQAQGVRTTVRDSWFEKAFPQFLGIPAPERVERVTGHGDLHWGNLTAPLVILDWERWGLVPVGYDLGILHVNSLLAPEVAARIRTEFADVLDTPAGRIGELAALAEMLQAVARGYYSELVHLLAVRAAELTGVQPPIPVSSEFLA; from the coding sequence GTGCTCATCTCTGACGACGTGCCGCGTCCCCGGCTGCACGGCTCGCTGGATTGGGTCGCGGACGGGTTCGGCTACGGGGCCGACCTCCTCGACTTCGTGCCGCACCCGGTGATCTCCCCGCACCGCCCCGACCTGGACCACGACCCCGGTCTGCCTGACGAGTGGTGGAGCGGCCTGCGGCGTGCGCTAACTCACCTCGGGCAGGCCCAGGGTGTGCGGACCACGGTGCGGGACAGCTGGTTCGAGAAGGCGTTCCCCCAGTTCCTCGGCATCCCGGCACCGGAGCGGGTGGAGCGTGTCACCGGTCACGGTGACCTGCACTGGGGCAACCTCACCGCACCGCTGGTGATCCTCGACTGGGAGCGCTGGGGACTCGTCCCCGTCGGTTACGACCTCGGCATCCTGCACGTGAACAGCCTCCTCGCCCCCGAGGTGGCCGCACGCATCCGCACCGAGTTCGCCGACGTGCTCGACACCCCTGCCGGGCGGATCGGCGAGCTCGCCGCGCTGGCCGAGATGCTGCAAGCCGTGGCACGCGGCTACTACTCCGAGCTTGTGCACCTCCTGGCTGTGCGAGCTGCTGAGCTCACCGGAGTCCAACCTCCCATCCCGGTCAGCTCAGAGTTCCTGGCTTAG